Proteins co-encoded in one Centroberyx gerrardi isolate f3 chromosome 18, fCenGer3.hap1.cur.20231027, whole genome shotgun sequence genomic window:
- the rhag gene encoding ammonium transporter Rh type A has protein sequence MPAYATNMRLKFPIVALTLEIITIILFAVFVVYDDGKGHGHGHSNTTDHEENPMNLYPMFQDVHVMIFIGFGFLMTFLKRYGFSSVGVNLLLAAFGLQWGLLMQGIWHLTDGKIKVNIFKIINADFSTATVLISFGAVLGKTSPVQLLIMTVLEITIFSINEHLVAEILGANDVGASMIIHAFGAYFGLAVARVLYRPGLRNGHENDGSVYHSDLFAMIGTVFLWMFWPSFNSAIADPGFTQLTAVINTYLSLSACVLSAYAVSSLVEHKGKLDMVHIQNATLAGGVAVGTCADMNIGPFGAMLIGLVAGIISTLGFKYLTPILASSVGIQDTCGVHNLHGMPGILGGLAGIVAVALGKKEGGDAAMQAAALASSLGFALVGGAITGFIMKLPFWGQPPDQNCFDDSIYWEVPEEEEENEESLAHADHSKNKAEA, from the exons ATGCCTGCGTACGCCACCAACATGAGGTTGAAGTTCCCCATCGTGGCCTTGACTTTGGAGATTATCACCATCATCCTGTTTGCCGTGTTTGTGGTCTATGATGACGGCAAGGGTCACGGGCACGGCCACTCCAACACCACCGACCATGAGGAGAATCCCATGAACCTCTACCCCA TGTTCCAGGATGTCCACGTAATGATCTTCATCGGCTTCGGGTTCCTGATGACCTTCCTGAAGAGATATGGCTTCAGCAGCGTGGGCGTCAACTTGCTCCTGGCCGCCTTCGGCCTGCAGTGGGGCCTCCTCATGCAGGGCATCTGGCACCTGACGGACGGCAAGATCAAAGTCAACATCTTCAA AATCATCAATGCAGACTTCAGCACAGCCACAGTTCTGATCTCCTTCGGAGCGGTTCTGGGTAAAACCAGCCCAGTGCAGCTCCTCATCATGACCGTGCTGGAGATCACCATCTTTTCCATCAACGAGCATCTGGTGGCTGAAATCCTTGGT GCTAATGATGTCGGAGCATCCATGATCATCCATGCCTTCGGAGCCTACTTCGGCCTGGCAGTGGCTCGAGTGCTTTACCGACCAGGGCTAAGGAATGGACACGAGAACGACGGATCTGTCTACCACTCTGATCTGTTCGCCATGATCG GAACTGTCTTCCTGTGGATGTTCTGGCCCAGTTTCAACTCGGCCATCGCTGACCCGGGCTTCACCCAGCTCACGGCGGTGATCAACACCTacttgtctctgtctgcctgtgtgctCTCTGCCTACGCCGTCTCCAGCCTGGTGGAGCACAAAGGAAAGCTGGACATG GTCCACATTCAAAATGCCACCTTGGCTGGAGGCGTTGCCGTGGGAACCTGCGCTGACATGAACATCGGGCCATTTGGGGCTATGCTGATTGGATTAGTGGCTGGCATCATCTCTACCCTGGGCTTCAAGTACCTCACT CCCATCCTGGCATCCAGCGTGGGCATCCAGGATACCTGCGGTGTCCACAATCTGCACGGCATGCCTGGCATCCTGGGGGGCTTGGCGGGCATCGTGGCTGTGGCTTTGGGGAAAAAGGAGGG TGGTGATGCTGCCATGCAAGCTGCTGCCTTGGCTTCGTCCCTCGGGTTTGCTTTGGTTGGAGGAGCTATTACAG GTTTTATAATGAAGCTGCCGTTCTGGGGACAGCCTCCCGACCAGAACTGCTTTGATGATTCTATTTACTGGGAG GttcccgaggaggaggaggagaacgaggAGAGCTTGGCTCATGCAGATCATTCCAAGAACAAGGCAGAGGCTTAA
- the LOC139927097 gene encoding uncharacterized protein LOC139927097 — protein sequence MSTKVESKVRSESSSRTDERRRSSSSGREKKKRKRSRSRSSSSSSTSSSSSSSSSSSSSSSSSSCSSHSSSRSRSSSSSSDSHGKSRKQSKKRKKEKQPKKKGKKEKRQKRKKDKKIKEKEESSGPVQISKYLKERKKGGKYSMISGKKIKMKVKKSKKDKQRDKNRAELLEFLNSTL from the exons ATG TCAACTAAAGTGGAGTCCAAAGTAAGAAGTGAATCCAGCTCAAGAACAGATGAAAGAAGGAGATCAAGCAGCAGTG gaagagaaaaaaagaagcgaAAACGCAGCCGTAGTAgatcttcctcatcctcctctacCAGCTCATCGTCGTCGTCTTCATCGTCTTCGtcctcatcatcttcttcttcctcgtGCTCATCACACTCATCCAGCCGTAGTCGGAGTAGCTCTAGCAGCAGTG ATTCCCATGGTAAATCCAGAAAGCAGTctaagaaaaggaaaaaagagaaacaacctAAAAAG aaagggaaaaaggagaagaggcaAAAACGTAAAAAGGacaagaaaattaaagaaaaagaagagagctCTGGACCTGTTCAGATCTCCAAG tacttgaaggagagaaagaaaggtggCAAGTACAGCATGATCTCAGGGAAGAAGATCAAGATGAAAGTGAAGAAgtcaaagaaagacaaacag cgGGACAAAAATCGTGCAGAGCTTCTTGAGTTCCTCAACTCCACCCTGTGA